A region of Diospyros lotus cultivar Yz01 chromosome 3, ASM1463336v1, whole genome shotgun sequence DNA encodes the following proteins:
- the LOC127796993 gene encoding phosphatidylinositol transfer protein sfh5-like has product MGACASAPKDLGNKQKLLPPEEPLSPKKSQPEPDKFPQVSVLYNGNGGETAKKEEQPLVDVTETPSKEQEPLVDISEPEPAQEASTESKRVDEQQAPMDQPLEPSKETAQKEPENEAKEGDGAGKPKEEAPTAPVSEEKKESPPLVTLS; this is encoded by the exons atggGAGCTTGTGCTAGTGCCCCCAAGGATCTAGGAAACAAGCAAAAACTTCTTCCTCCCGAGGAGCCTCTCAGCCCCAAGAAATCTCAGCCCGAGCCCGACAAGTTTCCACAAGTATCTGTTCTTTAC AATGGGAATGGGGGCGAGACGGCTAAAAAGGAAGAACAGCCTCTGGTGGATGTGACCGAGACGCCTAGCAAGGAACAAGAGCCTTTGGTAGATATTTCTGAACCGGAACCCGCTCAAGAGGCCTCCACCGAATCAAAGCGGGTTGATGAGCAGCAGGCCCCGATGGATCAGCCTCTAGAGCCCAGCAAGGAGACTGCCCAGAAAGAGCCTGAAAATGAAGCCAAGGAGGGGGATGGTGCAGGCAAGCCCAAGGAGGAGGCCCCTACTGCCCCAGTCtcagaagaaaaaaaggaatcCCCCCCTCTGGTCACCTTGTCATAA
- the LOC127798476 gene encoding UNC93-like protein 1, giving the protein MDLQGETMAGESSSSSRWRYNSPLVQVTLIGLVCFCCPGMFNALTGMGGGGQVDHTAVNNANTALYTTFAVFGVLGGGIYNVLGPRATLSAGCSTYVLYAGSFLYYNHFHHQLFAIFAGALLGVGAGLLWAGQGAIMTSYPPSNRKGTFISLFWSIFNMGGVIGGLIPFILNYHSTAASVNDGTYIGFMIFMSIGTVLALTILHPSRVIRDDGSRCTNIKYSSVVVEAIEIVKLFLNWRMLLIFPAAWASNFFYNYQFNNVNGVLFNLRTRGLNNVFYWGAQMIGSAMIGYVMDFSCKSRRTRGLVGIGIVGLLGTAIWSGGLVNQLKYTRHDKLKLLDFKDSGSDFAGPFVLYFAYGLLDAMFQSMVYWVIGALADDSETLSRYTGFYKGVQSAGAAVAWQIDVHNVPFLFQLISNWVMTTISYPLLALLVMLAVKDEAPIETESPKEVTHRPSIPASPNVSRAQGHFRAYD; this is encoded by the exons ATGGACTTACAGGGCGAGACAATGGCCGGAGAATCATCTTCGTCTTCCCGTTGGAGGTACAATTCGCCGCTGGTTCAGGTTACCCTGATCGGACTCGTCTGTTTTTGCTGCCCAGGGATGTTCAACGCCCTGACCGGAATGGGCGGCGGCGGGCAAGTCGACCACACCGCCGTTAACAACGCCAACACCGCCCTCTACACCACCTTCGCCGTCTTCGGCGTCCTCGGCGGCGGGATCTACAACGTCCTCGGCCCACGCGCCACCCTCTCCGCCGGCTGCTCCACCTATGTCCTCTACGCCGGCTCCTTCCTGTACTACAACCACTTCCACCATCAGTTATTCGCCATCTTCGCCGGCGCCCTGCTCGGAGTTGGCGCCGGCCTCCTCTGGGCCGGCCAAGGGGCCATCATGACCTCTTACCCACCGTCCAACCGCAAAGGCACCTTCATTTCCCTCTTCTGGAGCATCTTCAACATGGGCGGCGTCATCGGCGGGCTCATCCCCTTCATCCTCAACTACCACAGCACCGCCGCCTCCGTCAACGACGGCACGTACATTGGCTTCATGATCTTCATGTCCATCGGCACCGTTCTTGCCCTCACCATTCTCCATCCCAGCCGTGTAATCCGCGACGATGGTTCTCGCTGCACTAACATCAAGTACTCGAGCGTCGTCGTTGAAGCCATTGAAATTGTCAAGCTGTTCCTCAACTGGAGGATGCTTCTGATTTTTCCGGCGGCCTGGGCGAGCAACTTCTTCTACAATTACCAGTTCAACAATGTTAATGGGGTTTTGTTCAATCTGAGGACCAGGGGGTTGAACAATGTGTTCTACTGGGGAGCACAGATGATCGGATCCGCCATGATCGGCTATGTGATGGATTTCAGCTGCAAGAGCAGGAGAACCAGAGGGCTTGTCGGAATTGGGATCGTTGGTTTGCTTGGAACCGCAATTTGGTCCGGTGGGCTAGTAAACCAGCTCAAGTACACTCGCCACGACAAGCTGAAGCTGCTAGATTTCAAGGACTCTGGTTCTGATTTCGCCGGGCCATTCGTCTTGTACTTCGCATACGGACTACTGGATGCCATGTTCCAGAGCATGGTTTACTGGGTCATTGGAGCTCTGGCCGATGATTCCGAGACCCTTAGCAG GTATACCGGATTCTATAAGGGAGTGCAGAGTGCCGGGGCGGCAGTTGCCTGGCAAATCGATGTTCACAACGTGCCGTTCTTGTTCCAGCTAATTTCAAACTGGGTGATGACGACGATAAGCTACCCGCTCTTAGCGCTGCTGGTCATGCTGGCTGTGAAAGACGAGGCCCCCATCGAGACTGAATCCCCAAAGGAGGTGACTCATAGGCCATCCATTCCTGCCTCCCCAAATGTGTCACGAGCGCAAGGGCATTTTAGGGCATATGACTAA